GACTATGGCGCTTACATCGTGGACGATACGGCCTGGGATGTTTACGCTTTGGTCACGGAATGGGGGCCAGCCGGGCGGGTCAAGGATGAATTCAAAAAAGCTTGGGGATTCGAGATAAACCCCGCCCATCGGAATAACCCATGGTCACGGGATATGGACCGTCTGTTTACGAATTTGCACGTCGTGGACAACAATGGCCCGGACCGCATCGGCGGCGGCGGCGAGCCGCGAGTGCCCTTGGCGCCGCCCCTGGCCCCACCCGGCCAGCGCCAACAAGATTACCGCTGATTTTGGGCTGCTTCGTCGGCGATGATTTCAACGGCCTCCCGCACCACATTTTCATGGCCCGAGTAATTAATGCGCAAACATTGATGGCGATGCGTCCAATTCTCTTCGAGGCCATAGAAAAAATATTCACCCGGCACCGTTAAAACCTTGCGCTCCTTGAGGCGCTGGCAGAACTCACGGCTCGAAATTTTTAATTCAGGCAGCCAAAGCCAATGAAAAAAAGCGCCTTCATCCGCGTGCATCGCCCAAGGGACCCGTGCACGCTCAAAAGCGGCGTGCAACCATTCGCGGGCTTTCAATCGCCGGGCATTGTAGAACGGCTGCAACCAGCGAGGCCCAATCTCCAAAATGCTGCCATCTTCAATCCAAGGAAGGACCATTTGCTGTCCCAACGTAGGATTGGCCAGCCCGGCCACGGCCGTCAAGGAAGCCACGGCTGCGGTCACCTCGGCGGGGCCTACCACGATTCCCGTGCGCGTGCCTGGCAGGCCAATCTTGGAAAGGCTGAAAAGGAGGATGAAATGCGGGGCATATACGGGTTGGATGGAAGTATAAACAATGGCGGGGAATGGCACACCGTAGGCCTGGTCCAGTATGATGGGGATGCCAAATTGGGAGGCCAAGCCGGATAACGCCCGGATTTCGTCATCAGCCAGGACGTTTCCGGAGGGATTGGTGGGCCGAGAAATCAGCATGGCGGCAATGTCGCCCTGGCGCAGGCGCTCCTCCACCACGGCTAAGTCTATGTGATATTTGAAGAGATGACGATTGGGACCCTCTATCCATTCCAGCTTGGGGCGGCAGGCAACAAAAATATCCGGCTCCAACCCCTGGTCCGCATACCCAAGATACTCAGGACAAAGGGGAAGCAGGATTTTTCTTTGTTTTCCCGCCCTGTCCTGTCCGGCAAAAAGATTGATAAGGAAAAAGGTGGCACATTGGCTGCCCGGGGTGATGGCCACATGCTCCGGCTGCACCGGCCAACCATAAGTACGGCGCAGCAGGGCGGCAAAAGCCTCAATGAATCGGGGATGTCCACGAGGGGGATCGTAATTACCCAGCATGGCGGCCACCGTTTCCGGTTCTTCAAGCATTTGTTTGAGCCGCTGCCGGGCAGCTTGAGTAAATTCGGGCACCATGGCCGGATTCCCGCCGCCCAACATGCGCATGTCTGGATCCACGGTTAGCGCGTGCCCCAAGTCTTCCATTAACTCCCAGATGCCGGTGGCTTGAGATAACTTGGCCCCTACGCGGGTAATCACGTCAGGATTGAGCATAGAGTCACGGGAATTGCACTTCGAGGATAGCGGGACCCTGGACCTGCAATGCCATCCATCCTTGCGCATGGCCCACCTCGTGCGGCGGCTGCAACGGCAAATCCCGGCCGTTGAGTTTCAATCGGGGCGTGGCAGACAGGCCGCTCAGCAGCACAAAATAAGGCTGGGAGGGCCAGCCCATGACTTGGAAACGGGCGGACTGCGCGTTTTCCTGCTGGATGCGAATGTGGCCGGGAGCATGCACGTTGAAACCCGCGCGGCGGAAACGCTTAAAATCCCATAATGGAACTTGTGTGAAATAGTTGACGGCGTTGGCCCCCACCGTGCCGGGGTTGATCGCGGGGCCGTCAGCTTGTTGCTCGCGAAGAAGGAAATAGTCGGGCAGCAATCCCACGCGGTTGGTGTCCTCAGCCTTCCAGGTATGTTGGAGACCGGCCACGGTAATGCCGTCAGCCACCGTACGCCAGATGCCCCGAGGATCGGCCTCGGCCAGCCGATACAGAGAATCAGCGTACACCAAACCACACCATTGAACGGGTTGCCCAAACCAGACGGGGGCTTTCCAGGTGGTGGCTCCCAGCACGGCAATGGTGCTGTACAAACCCACTTTGCCTTGCGTTGGATTGACCAGATAAACAAACGGAATGCCCGTCCATGCCCAATACCGCGCCTG
This is a stretch of genomic DNA from Fontisphaera persica. It encodes these proteins:
- a CDS encoding valine--pyruvate transaminase; its protein translation is MLNPDVITRVGAKLSQATGIWELMEDLGHALTVDPDMRMLGGGNPAMVPEFTQAARQRLKQMLEEPETVAAMLGNYDPPRGHPRFIEAFAALLRRTYGWPVQPEHVAITPGSQCATFFLINLFAGQDRAGKQRKILLPLCPEYLGYADQGLEPDIFVACRPKLEWIEGPNRHLFKYHIDLAVVEERLRQGDIAAMLISRPTNPSGNVLADDEIRALSGLASQFGIPIILDQAYGVPFPAIVYTSIQPVYAPHFILLFSLSKIGLPGTRTGIVVGPAEVTAAVASLTAVAGLANPTLGQQMVLPWIEDGSILEIGPRWLQPFYNARRLKAREWLHAAFERARVPWAMHADEGAFFHWLWLPELKISSREFCQRLKERKVLTVPGEYFFYGLEENWTHRHQCLRINYSGHENVVREAVEIIADEAAQNQR